In a single window of the Vicugna pacos chromosome 8, VicPac4, whole genome shotgun sequence genome:
- the LOC140697661 gene encoding transport and Golgi organization protein 1 homolog isoform X1, with protein sequence MSWGPAFPIQSVESEPESLLAACLGIAILAIYLWKTILAAKHQIYRVNLHRISEAIKRCMKKNSELVEEISRCTQKDDIKTLEKMNEILDDVIQDIHTELQSKRDQCQELELAPVEEGQKDESEYVGFNVGSATSKLYDHNQGTEFLWS encoded by the exons ATGAGCTGGGGACCCGCTTTCCCCATTCAGTCAGTGGAATCGGAACCCGAG TCTCTCCTTGCTGCCTGCCTGGGGATTGCTATCCTGGCCATTTACCTCTGGAAGACGATCCTTGCT gcaaagcatcaaATATATCGAG tTAATTTACACCGGATTTCTGAGGCGATCAAGCGTTGCATGAAGAAAAACTCAGAACTTGTAGAAGAAATATCCAGGTGCACACAGAAG gaTGATATCAAAACACTTGAGAAGATGAATGAAATCCTTGATGATGTCATTCAAGATATACATACTGAACTGCAATCTAAGAGAGATCAGTGTCAAGAATTGGAACTTG cCCCAGTGGAAGAAGGACAGAAGGATGAATCAGAATATGTTGGTTTTAATGTTGGTTCGGCCACAAGCAAGCTCTATGATCACAATCAAGGCACTGAATTTCTCTGGAGTTGA
- the LOC140697661 gene encoding transport and Golgi organization protein 1 homolog isoform X2, whose amino-acid sequence MLLTPKDEFLLSLLAACLGIAILAIYLWKTILAAKHQIYRVNLHRISEAIKRCMKKNSELVEEISRCTQKDDIKTLEKMNEILDDVIQDIHTELQSKRDQCQELELAPVEEGQKDESEYVGFNVGSATSKLYDHNQGTEFLWS is encoded by the exons ATGTTGCTAACACCTAAAGATGAATTCTTGCTG TCTCTCCTTGCTGCCTGCCTGGGGATTGCTATCCTGGCCATTTACCTCTGGAAGACGATCCTTGCT gcaaagcatcaaATATATCGAG tTAATTTACACCGGATTTCTGAGGCGATCAAGCGTTGCATGAAGAAAAACTCAGAACTTGTAGAAGAAATATCCAGGTGCACACAGAAG gaTGATATCAAAACACTTGAGAAGATGAATGAAATCCTTGATGATGTCATTCAAGATATACATACTGAACTGCAATCTAAGAGAGATCAGTGTCAAGAATTGGAACTTG cCCCAGTGGAAGAAGGACAGAAGGATGAATCAGAATATGTTGGTTTTAATGTTGGTTCGGCCACAAGCAAGCTCTATGATCACAATCAAGGCACTGAATTTCTCTGGAGTTGA
- the LOC140697661 gene encoding transport and Golgi organization protein 1 homolog isoform X3, protein MSWGPAFPIQSVESEPESLLAACLGIAILAIYLWKTILAAKHQIYRVNLHRISEAIKRCMKKNSELVEEISRCTQKDDIKTLEKMNEILDDVIQDIHTELQSKRDQCQELELGALHMGPLHQKWVTAPCTRRT, encoded by the exons ATGAGCTGGGGACCCGCTTTCCCCATTCAGTCAGTGGAATCGGAACCCGAG TCTCTCCTTGCTGCCTGCCTGGGGATTGCTATCCTGGCCATTTACCTCTGGAAGACGATCCTTGCT gcaaagcatcaaATATATCGAG tTAATTTACACCGGATTTCTGAGGCGATCAAGCGTTGCATGAAGAAAAACTCAGAACTTGTAGAAGAAATATCCAGGTGCACACAGAAG gaTGATATCAAAACACTTGAGAAGATGAATGAAATCCTTGATGATGTCATTCAAGATATACATACTGAACTGCAATCTAAGAGAGATCAGTGTCAAGAATTGGAACTTG ggGCACTGCATATGGGACCCCTGCATCAGAAGTGGGTCACTGCCCCGTGTACCCGCAGGACTTAG